A genomic region of Raphanus sativus cultivar WK10039 chromosome 6, ASM80110v3, whole genome shotgun sequence contains the following coding sequences:
- the LOC108832962 gene encoding uncharacterized protein LOC108832962, whose translation MESSLGFMAVFAVSGSVVFLASQFHKRLLSDYLDKFELEIRSQDNLVMKKKVRFAADVVEPSGNNKEYRRRHSSKAKFNRELKMAAIV comes from the exons ATGGAGAGTTCGTTAGGTTTTATGGCGGTTTTCGCAGTCTCAGGAAGCGTGGTGTTCCTCGCGAGTCAATTCCACAAACGTCTCCTCTCCGATTACTTGGACAAGTTCGAACTTGAAATCC gatCGCAGGACAAtctggtgatgaagaagaaggtgagatTCGCGGCGGATGTGGTGGAGCCGTCCGGGAATAACAAAGAGTATCGCCGGAGACACTCCTCCAAGGCTAAATTCAATAGGGAATTGAAGATGGCGGCAATTGTTTGA